GCTCCTTTTTCTCCATGTGGGCTCGCACCACGATCTTTCCCTCTTTATCCACGACCACGAACATCGGCACGGCCAACACGTGGTACAAACCTCCCACACGAGACCTCCCCTTCTCGATTTCATCTATCACCTGCGGCCACGGCAACCTCTCCTCATCCAATGCTTTCTCCCATGAGGCCTTATTCTCATCAATACTCACTCCAATAATCTCGACCCCTTTCTCGCGATACTCTTCATAAAATTCCCGCACCCAAGGAAAAGACGCCCGACACGGCCTGCACCAACTTGCCCAAAAATCAAGCACCACCACTTTACCCCGGTAATCAGCAAGGCTCACCAAAGAACTATCACGCCGGGCTAGTGTAAACTCCGGAGCCAAGCGTCCCGGTTCAATCCGTTGCCGCAACTCGATACTTTCCCGAATCGCTTTTCCCCATTTGCTCTGCTGCACTTTCACGTCGAACTGCCCGAAAACCTGCTCCAGTTGCTCCAACGTCATATTATCCTTCATATAACCCAATTCATAAGCCACCATTTCCACGGACGGATTAGCTGCCATTATTTTCAACTGTTCTTTCTTTACACGTGCAATCCATACATCATACCCTTTCTTATACTCCCAATAAAAAGTAGTATCTTCCAATATTTCCGGAGTTTCCAGCACCTTTTCTAGTATCTCTGCAAATTTTGTAAACTCCGGCAATTCTTTTACCGCTTTATACTGCCCCTCCACTTGTTCGTACACGTCTTGATTCTTCGAACCGATAATTTGCATCCCAAGGACAGCCAGCTCCTCGTTTTCATCCATTCCTAAATTATTCCAATCACCTCGCATTTCGATCCGGCTATTTTCCAATGCCAACATCATTCGAACACCCTCCTTCCCCTCCGGTTCCACCACCACGGTTGCCCATCCGGCATCCGGCACTTCTCCCTCAAACACGAACTTTCCTCCCTTCATTTCCACCGTATCGCTGATCACCCGCTGACCTTCACTACTCATCAATAACACGGCACGCCCGTTACCCGCTCCCTTAAACTCCCCTTTCAACACGTATCCCGCCTGACTACCACAAGAGAACAACACGCTGATCACCAATAATATTAAAAAGCTTTTCATTTTTATCCTATTTTAAATTAATTACACTTCTATATTCCACGTCTTCAATTACTTATCCACCCTCTTTTTCAATTTTATACAACTTATCATTCTATACATTATTCCCAACCGGCATTCTGTTCCCACCCCATCATCTCCGCTTCAAAGGTATAGAACGGTAATGCCCAACGAGGATCATCCGGGGCAATTTCCAATACGGTACGCGTGTTCAAATCAACAGGGTTTGTCAAAATTTCACGACGTACATAAATACCGGCATCTTCCGCCCCGTTCAGACGTTTAACATCAAAGAATCTCCAGAATGCACCCATCTCCCGTAACCGCTCATCCAGCACGTTCTGCACGCTACCTGTAACCCCGGCCTCGGCAGACGCCTCGTCCATGAAACGAGTGTATCTCAACGTTCGCAACGTCTCGGCCGCCTCACCTGTATTGCCACTTCGAGCCTCGCACTCAGCCTTGATCAGATACATCTCGGCCGTGGTCATCCCGATAAGCGAGTTACCGGCAAAACGTGAATAGCTATACAAATTCCAAGGTTTCAAACGTTGCCAATTTTCATGAGTGATATATTCGGTCCATGTCTCTGGATCCAATTCGACAAGATTAGCATAAGCCATCAAAAGAGGCGTACAAGAACTATAGAAATAAATCCAGCGGGCATCATTCTCCCGATCCCAAAGTTCATAAAAAGACTTTGATATCGGACAAGTTCCCCCTAGCCCTTCCCAAGACACGTTGGGTAAGTACAACTCTTCATACTTGGCTACCGCCTCCACATCCATATCGTCCAACTCAAACATAGAACTTATAACAATCTCATCCACCGGTTCACCCTCTTCATCTAACACGCTAATCCAACTCCACTCTTCCAACTCGTACTCCGGTTCGTTCTTGAAATCCACTAGAACATGATGGGCTTTCAATGCTTCGGTCGCATTCGCCAACGCCAACTCGTAATCCCCCCGGTACAAGGCAACCCGCGCCCGGAATGCTTGCACGGTCGGTACTGTCGGACGGAAATTACGCGTCTGATCAAACGTCGTACGTCCTGCTCTCGTCAATGCTTCTTCCGCCAACCTTAAATCCTCGTAAATATGCTCCAACGTGTAACCGACAGTCTCCCGTCCCGGAATCTCTCCCGCCTTGGCATTATCCCGATAACCGATCCCCGGCTTGTCTTCATCCCACAAACAATATTGCGTCAACAACATAAAGTGGTAATACGCCCTACCGAAACGGGCCTCTCCCTCCACTTGATCGTGTACAGCCGCTGTCGTCTGCACGACCTCATCCAAATATTCCAGCACCGTATTGAAACGATAAATCCGTTCCCAAACCGGAGTCCAAGTCCATATCATCCAGTCCGACGTCATCAACGTCTCCCCTTGCCAACAATACGCCTCGTAAGTCGTAGGCTCTCCCGACAACAATCCGTACACGTAAAACTCCGGAGACAACTCCACCGCATCTGACAGCGGTAGCGCTTCCGTCAAGTAAGCCCCGGAAGAAGATCCTTCCCCCGTATCCGAATCTATATTGTTAAACAAATAAAGATCAATACTTCCCATCAGCCCGTAAAGCTGATCCATGTGATAAATGTAAGCGCTACCCGACTTGTCCGTTGCCTCATCCAAAAAGTCACTACACGCCCCCAATATCATGGTTCCCAACAAGGTGATAATTGCGTATATCTTTTTCATATTTCTTATTGTTTTATCCATTCATAATCATTCTACCAACTCTTAAAACCGAGTCGCAACCCAAACGTGAACACGGGCATTGGTTTCAAACTTCCAAGAGGATAATCGGGATCCATCTTCCCGTTAGCACTCCAAATTAGCCCCAAATTACTTGCTTGCGCGTAAATATTCACCCGACTGAACACCCCTTGTTTTGCTAACAGGTTTTCCGGTAGATCATATCCCAAGAACACTTCATTCAAGCGAATATGATCGCCTTTCACGAAACCGCTCTTAAAATACATCGCTGCCCCTATCGTGGCCAAATATGTCTCTCCACTCCGGAATGCATCCACATTACTATCCGTGTAAAGCGGCAACTCAGAATAAGACGTCTGATTGGCATATCCTTCATCATATACCTCCAAAGCCTTGTCCAAGCGTTTAGAATAGGCCGCCGAGTTTCTACTAGCAGGTGAAAAACTGTCAGAAGAAGTCGTATTGACATAATAACCAAACTGCCCCGTGATCATGAAAGAGAGTGTCAATCCTTTCCAGCTAAACTGGTTACTAAAACTTAATGAACTCGTCGGGGCCAACGTTCCCAAATAATAAGCCCAATTACTATCATTAAACGTCTCTCCTTCCCGAGGTATCACGTAATCCATCGAATGCGAAGAATTATAATCCATAATGATCTCTTGTGTACCGTCTTTCCCTTCCAACAACACGTAACCTTCCGGCGTGTACCCCACCGCTTTCAGCACTCCCACAGAACCGATCGGGTGTCCTACCACGTATGCAGGTCCCACCGGCATATAAGGCCCCGTGTAACCGAATTTTTTCAACTCATTGTGATTATAGGAATAATTCAACATCCCGCTCCAAATCAAATTTCCCGCTACCGGAAGATCCGAACCGATGGTAAACTCGATTCCTCTGTTCAATATCTCTGCATTATTCAACAACATGGATGTCTCTCCCTGTGAAATCACCGGCACCGTCGTGTTCGCCAGTACATCGTACGAAAACTTGTTATAAAACTCTATGCTACCGCTCAACTTATGCCCGAAAAACGCCACGTCCGCCCCGATATTCAGCGTCCTCGACTTTTCCCATGTCAACGTGTTGTTTCCGCGTGCAGCGATCGTATTAAAAGCCTCGTTACCAGAATAAACCAAGCTACCCGGATATACAGCCACCGTCGTCACACTGGACGTTCCCTGTTTACCGGCTGCCACACCCGCAATACCATATGATACCCGCAACTTCAACTGATCCACCCAAGAGACCTCTTGCATGAAACGTTCGTTCGAAATCAACCAACTAGCTCCCATCGACCAAAACGGGGAGAATTTATCACGCACGTCTTCCGCTTGAAAATTGGACGCATCCGTACGGAAACTGGCAGTCACCGAATAACGATCGTCATAAGTGTATGATGCATTCGCATACACCGAGAAAAAGCGATCCTCCAATGTTGACAGACTTCCCAATTTCTCGAAAGGCATATACTCGGATACCCCGAAAATATTATTCCGTTTCGTCACGTAATCCAACTCTGTCAACACGGAATTAGTGTATTTGTTATACCCGTAGCGTGTCACTTTCGGATCAGCCTCCGTCGTGGCGGAAATAACCTCCGTCCCCACCAAGGCATTGAACATATGTTTATCTTTTATCATCGTATAGTCCACCTGCCCGCGCAAATTATAAGCCTCATACGTGTGTCCCTCGTTGGAAAACACGCCCCCGGTCGGGAAATAAGAAACATACCTCCCGGACTCTAACGGCTCGGCATACGTGTTATACAAATTTCTCACGTAAAACGATTCCGGCTCGTAAGACACGTGCTTGGTATATCTTCGCTGTTCATATTGTCCCTTGGCACTCATGTTCAATCCCCAATTTGTCCGGTATTCAAAACCTCCCTGTACCCTGTAATTCATCGTTTTCGAATAGTTATCCGTGTATTTCCGGTCGGCAGCAGGATTGTACGTCCAGTCCGTCGGAGTTTTTCCTGCATAATATTCCCCCGACATCAACAAAGGCTCATATACCGTCTGAGAGGTTGCCACGTGTACGAAATTTCCCTCGTCATCCGTCAGTCTCGTCCACGGACTAAGCCACCCCCGCATACTTTCAATGCTCGTCCCATTGTTCTCATCCCGATCAAACATAGTACTCACCGCAAACTCGAACGTCAAGTTCTTCGTCAACCGGGCATTACTCGCCAAGTTCAACAATATACGTCGCTTGCCATTTTCTTGCAAGTAACTATCTTCATCATCATAAGAAGCCGAGAATGCGTAATCCAACTTCTCTGAACCTCCCCGCAACGACACGTTATATTGCTGACGCATCATCCGCTGGAACATATACTCGTTCAAATCATCTTTCCACACCTCCCGGTTTCCTAATTCGATAAGCTCCTGTTTTTTAGCCTCATAATCTCCCGCAGAGAGATTCTTTTTATTATCCCGTTCGTATAGCATACCGAATGGAGCCGACATATATCGCCTCCGGGAGGAAAGTTTCGTGTAAGGATCATTACTTGCAAGATTAATCGGATTATATTTATGCATCAATTCCTCGAATCGGAATTGATTCTCCGCTGAAGCCATATTGAACAAATAGTCCAAATCTGTCCGTGAACTCACAGACCAGTACGCATCTGCCGCAATCTCCAACTTTCTCCCCGTTCGTCCCTTTTTCGTGGTGATCACGATCACCCCGTTGGCAGCACGTGCACCGTAGATAGAAGTTGCCGCCGCATCTTTCAACACCGTCACCGATTCTACATCATTCGGGTTAATCGTTGAAAACGGGTCGCTATCAAGCCTATAGCCACTGATCGGGAACCCGTCTACCACGATCAACGGATCATTGTCCGGCTTAAAATTGGCATTTCCCATAGAGACTTGCGATATGGTACCCTGCCCCCGAATAGCAAACCGCACCTGCCCATCCACGGGGGCGCTGACTACTGTTAATCCCGGCACCAACCCAATTAACGCTTGTGCAAGATTGGACGTCGGTTTCTTCCTTAACGTCTCCTCATCCACGATCGAATAAGCCCCCGTTGCCCGCTCCTTGGCAATCGTCTGGTATCCCGTCACCACCACATCTGCCAATGCCTCTCTATCCTCTTCCAGCACAACTTCAATAAATTCCTTATCGGTCACCGGAATCTCCTGCTTTTTCATTCCCACAAAAGAAAACACCAACATATGCTTTCCCTCCTTCGGTAACATAATATTAAAAGCTCCGGCTGTATCCGCAACAACTCCTAACGTCGTACCTTTCAATATCACGGTTGCTCCCGGCAGAGGCATCCCTTTCTCATCAACAACTCGCCCTTTCAATATTCTTTCCTCTTTCACATCCTGTTTCACCGGAGTACCCTTCCATATAATAATTGTCTTTTCCTCGATTGCGAACTTCAATCCCGTCCCTTTCAGACATACTGTCAAAATATTCTCAACAGGTTCATTCTTAAAAAAGACATCCACACATTCCATTCCCGCAATATCCGCATCGCTATACACGAAACTGAATTC
The window above is part of the Butyricimonas paravirosa genome. Proteins encoded here:
- a CDS encoding TlpA disulfide reductase family protein, which encodes MKSFLILLVISVLFSCGSQAGYVLKGEFKGAGNGRAVLLMSSEGQRVISDTVEMKGGKFVFEGEVPDAGWATVVVEPEGKEGVRMMLALENSRIEMRGDWNNLGMDENEELAVLGMQIIGSKNQDVYEQVEGQYKAVKELPEFTKFAEILEKVLETPEILEDTTFYWEYKKGYDVWIARVKKEQLKIMAANPSVEMVAYELGYMKDNMTLEQLEQVFGQFDVKVQQSKWGKAIRESIELRQRIEPGRLAPEFTLARRDSSLVSLADYRGKVVVLDFWASWCRPCRASFPWVREFYEEYREKGVEIIGVSIDENKASWEKALDEERLPWPQVIDEIEKGRSRVGGLYHVLAVPMFVVVDKEGKIVVRAHMEKKELSAVVEKVLGK
- a CDS encoding RagB/SusD family nutrient uptake outer membrane protein, which translates into the protein MKKIYAIITLLGTMILGACSDFLDEATDKSGSAYIYHMDQLYGLMGSIDLYLFNNIDSDTGEGSSSGAYLTEALPLSDAVELSPEFYVYGLLSGEPTTYEAYCWQGETLMTSDWMIWTWTPVWERIYRFNTVLEYLDEVVQTTAAVHDQVEGEARFGRAYYHFMLLTQYCLWDEDKPGIGYRDNAKAGEIPGRETVGYTLEHIYEDLRLAEEALTRAGRTTFDQTRNFRPTVPTVQAFRARVALYRGDYELALANATEALKAHHVLVDFKNEPEYELEEWSWISVLDEEGEPVDEIVISSMFELDDMDVEAVAKYEELYLPNVSWEGLGGTCPISKSFYELWDRENDARWIYFYSSCTPLLMAYANLVELDPETWTEYITHENWQRLKPWNLYSYSRFAGNSLIGMTTAEMYLIKAECEARSGNTGEAAETLRTLRYTRFMDEASAEAGVTGSVQNVLDERLREMGAFWRFFDVKRLNGAEDAGIYVRREILTNPVDLNTRTVLEIAPDDPRWALPFYTFEAEMMGWEQNAGWE
- a CDS encoding SusC/RagA family TonB-linked outer membrane protein is translated as MKKNLYACMDRHRKVMKLILMMKATFILSVLFALQVHAGVYSQQVRLSMNLEKATIKQVIGEIKRNTEFSFVYSDADIAGMECVDVFFKNEPVENILTVCLKGTGLKFAIEEKTIIIWKGTPVKQDVKEERILKGRVVDEKGMPLPGATVILKGTTLGVVADTAGAFNIMLPKEGKHMLVFSFVGMKKQEIPVTDKEFIEVVLEEDREALADVVVTGYQTIAKERATGAYSIVDEETLRKKPTSNLAQALIGLVPGLTVVSAPVDGQVRFAIRGQGTISQVSMGNANFKPDNDPLIVVDGFPISGYRLDSDPFSTINPNDVESVTVLKDAAATSIYGARAANGVIVITTKKGRTGRKLEIAADAYWSVSSRTDLDYLFNMASAENQFRFEELMHKYNPINLASNDPYTKLSSRRRYMSAPFGMLYERDNKKNLSAGDYEAKKQELIELGNREVWKDDLNEYMFQRMMRQQYNVSLRGGSEKLDYAFSASYDDEDSYLQENGKRRILLNLASNARLTKNLTFEFAVSTMFDRDENNGTSIESMRGWLSPWTRLTDDEGNFVHVATSQTVYEPLLMSGEYYAGKTPTDWTYNPAADRKYTDNYSKTMNYRVQGGFEYRTNWGLNMSAKGQYEQRRYTKHVSYEPESFYVRNLYNTYAEPLESGRYVSYFPTGGVFSNEGHTYEAYNLRGQVDYTMIKDKHMFNALVGTEVISATTEADPKVTRYGYNKYTNSVLTELDYVTKRNNIFGVSEYMPFEKLGSLSTLEDRFFSVYANASYTYDDRYSVTASFRTDASNFQAEDVRDKFSPFWSMGASWLISNERFMQEVSWVDQLKLRVSYGIAGVAAGKQGTSSVTTVAVYPGSLVYSGNEAFNTIAARGNNTLTWEKSRTLNIGADVAFFGHKLSGSIEFYNKFSYDVLANTTVPVISQGETSMLLNNAEILNRGIEFTIGSDLPVAGNLIWSGMLNYSYNHNELKKFGYTGPYMPVGPAYVVGHPIGSVGVLKAVGYTPEGYVLLEGKDGTQEIIMDYNSSHSMDYVIPREGETFNDSNWAYYLGTLAPTSSLSFSNQFSWKGLTLSFMITGQFGYYVNTTSSDSFSPASRNSAAYSKRLDKALEVYDEGYANQTSYSELPLYTDSNVDAFRSGETYLATIGAAMYFKSGFVKGDHIRLNEVFLGYDLPENLLAKQGVFSRVNIYAQASNLGLIWSANGKMDPDYPLGSLKPMPVFTFGLRLGFKSW